The DNA window TGAGGGCAAGGGCAAGTCGACGGCGGCCTTCGGGATGGCGATGCGTGCCTGGAACGCGGGTCTGCGGGTGGCGGTCTTCCAGTTCGTGAAGAGCGCCAAGTGGAAGGTGGGCGAGGAATCGGCGCTGCAGGCCCTCGGCGAGGTCCACGAGACCACCGGCCGCGGCGGACCGGTCGAATGGCACAAGATGGGGCAGGGCTGGTCGTGGTTGCGCTCCAACACCGAGCACGCCGAGGATCACGCGACCGCCGCCCGGGCCGGATGGTCGGAGATCGCGCGGCGCCTCGCCGCCGAGCAGCACGACTTCTACGTCCTCGACGAGTTCACCTATCCGCTGGACTGGGGGTGGGTGGACACCGCCGAGGTGATCGACACCCTGGCCGGCCGGCCCGGCCGTCAGCACGTGATCATCACCGGACGCCGCGCCCCGCAGGCCCTGACCGACGCCGCCGACCTTGTCACCGAGATGCGCAAGGTCCGTCACCCCATGGATGCCGGGCGCAAGGGACAGAAGGGGATCGAATGGTAACCGCGACGGTGGTACCGGCGCCGTGGTAGCCGCCCCCGCCGTGGTCATCGCCGCGCCCTCCTCGGGCAGCGGGAAGACGACGGTGACCACCGGCCTGATCGGCGCACTGCGTGCCGCCGGGCATCGCGTCGCGCCGTTCAAGGTCGGACCCGACTACATCGACCCCGGATATCATGCCGTCGCCGCCGGCCGGGTGGGCCGCAACCTCGACTCCAATCTCGTCGGCGCCGAACAGATTCCGGCCCTGTTCGCGGCCGGATCGGCCGGCGCCGACATCGCCGTCGTCGAGGGGGTGATGGGCCTGTTCGACGGCCGGATCACCGACGACGCCGATGCCGACTCGCTGGGTACCGGGTCCACCGCCCACGTGGCGACGCTGATCGGTGCCCCGGTGATCCTGGTGGTCGATGCCGCCGGACACAGTCAGTCGCTGGCCGCGGTGCTGCATGGATTCCTGGGCTACGAGCCGTCGGTCCGCATCGCCGGGGTCGTCCTCAACCGGGTCGGATCACCGCGACACGAGCAGGTGCTGCGACAGGCGTGCGCGCGGGTGGGGGTGCCCGTCTTCGGCGTCCTGCGCCGCGATCCGTCGTTGGCCGTGCCGTCCCGGCACCTCGGATTGATCCCGGCGGCCGAACGCACCACGGAGGCCGTCCTCGCCGTCGACGCGATGACCGCCGGGGTGGGGGCCGCGCTCGATCTGCCGGCCATCGTTGCGGCCGCCTCGAGCAGCACTCGGCGGATGGCGCCCGCGTGGTCGGCATCCGACGCTCTGAACGCGCAGGGCCCACCACCTGAGAACCGGCCGCTGATCGCGGTTGCCGCGGGCGCCGCGTTCACCTTCGGCTACGCCGAGCACACCGAGATGCTGCGCGCCGCAGGCGCCGACGTCGTCGAGTTCGATCCGCTCGCAGATCGTCTACCCGTCGGATGTGCCGGCGTGGTGATCGGCGGCGGATTCCCGGAGGAACATGCAGAAGCCCTGTCCGCCAACGATTCCCTGCGTCGTGATCTGCGTGAGCTGACGACCCGTGGCGGCCCCGTACATGCCGAGTGCGCCGGCCTGCTCTACCTGGCCGCCCGCCTCGACGGACATCCGATGAGCGGTGTCCTCGACGTCGACGGACACTTCGGGCCGACTCTCACCCTCGGTTACCGGGACGCGGTCGCGGTGACCGACTCGGTGTTGTACCGGTCGGGCGATCGGGTCACCGGTCACGAGTTCCATCGCAGCCAGGTGACCGC is part of the Gordonia bronchialis DSM 43247 genome and encodes:
- the cobO gene encoding cob(I)yrinic acid a,c-diamide adenosyltransferase, with protein sequence MPQGVPTTVPDDGLTTRQRRNMPVLAVHTGEGKGKSTAAFGMAMRAWNAGLRVAVFQFVKSAKWKVGEESALQALGEVHETTGRGGPVEWHKMGQGWSWLRSNTEHAEDHATAARAGWSEIARRLAAEQHDFYVLDEFTYPLDWGWVDTAEVIDTLAGRPGRQHVIITGRRAPQALTDAADLVTEMRKVRHPMDAGRKGQKGIEW
- a CDS encoding cobyrinate a,c-diamide synthase yields the protein MVAAPAVVIAAPSSGSGKTTVTTGLIGALRAAGHRVAPFKVGPDYIDPGYHAVAAGRVGRNLDSNLVGAEQIPALFAAGSAGADIAVVEGVMGLFDGRITDDADADSLGTGSTAHVATLIGAPVILVVDAAGHSQSLAAVLHGFLGYEPSVRIAGVVLNRVGSPRHEQVLRQACARVGVPVFGVLRRDPSLAVPSRHLGLIPAAERTTEAVLAVDAMTAGVGAALDLPAIVAAASSSTRRMAPAWSASDALNAQGPPPENRPLIAVAAGAAFTFGYAEHTEMLRAAGADVVEFDPLADRLPVGCAGVVIGGGFPEEHAEALSANDSLRRDLRELTTRGGPVHAECAGLLYLAARLDGHPMSGVLDVDGHFGPTLTLGYRDAVAVTDSVLYRSGDRVTGHEFHRSQVTARAASLPPAWGWSGADGRPSVHGVATGSVHASYLHVHPVAVPAAIRRFVHRAAQTASIVAPGGDAETVR